The DNA sequence TTTGTATGACGAAGGCCTGGTCACGGACGGCTTCATGATCGAGTTTCTCCAGTCCCACACCAGCGTGATCTTCCAGCCCGGCTTCGACAGCCCCTACTACAACGGCATCAACCCCTACACCCTGGGTTTTTCCATGTACAGGGACATCCGCCGCATCTGCGAGGCCCCCACCGAAGAGGATCGTCGCTGGTTCCCGGACATCGCCGGCAGCGACTGGCTATCGACCATCAAGTTCGCCATGAGCAGCTTCAAGGACGAGAGTTTCATCCTGCAGTACCTCTCGCCAAAGGTCATCCGCGACCTGAAACTGTTCAGCATCCTCGATGACGACCAACGCGATGACCTGCTGGTCCCGGCCATCCATGACGAAGAAGGTTACCGGATCATTCGCGAAACCCTCGCCGCGCAGTACAACCTGGGCAACCGAGAGCCCAACGTGCAGATCTGGAGCATTGACCGCCGCGGCGACCGCTCGCTGACCCTGCGTCACCAGCAGCATGACCGCAAACCCCTGGGTGATTCGACTGAGGAGGTTCTCAAGCATTTGCATCGCCTGTGGGGCTTCGACATCCATCTGGAAACCCTTCAGGGCGACCAGATCGTGAAGACCCATCACGTGCCCCCCAGAAGCGAGCATGGCGATGGTGAGTACGGTCGACTGGACCTGGCCGTCGTTCATCTGTGACCCACGCTGCACCTCCGCTGGCCCGAGACAACAGGTATCCTGTCGGGTCAACGGAGGTTTTTTATGCAGATTTATAAAGTCGGCGGCGCTGTGCGCGATCGACTGCTTGGCAGGCCGGTCACCGATGTCGACTGGGTTGTGGTCGGTGCCACCACCGATCAGATGCAAGCCCTGGGCTATCGACCGGTAGGCGCAGACTTTCCGGTGTTCCTGCACCCCAAAAGCGGTGAGGAATACGCGCTGGCGCGCACCGAGCGAAAAAGCGGCCGGGGCTATGGTGGCTTTGTCTTTCATGCCAGCCCCGACGTTACCCTTGAAGAAGACCTGATTCGGCGAGACCTGACCATCAACGCCATGGCCGAGGATGAACAGGGTAATTTGACCGATCCTTACCATGGTAAGGACGACCTTGAAGCTCGAATCTTGCGCCATGTTTCTCCCGCATTCGCCGAAGATCCCCTAAGAGTCTTGCGTGTTGCACGCTTTGCAGCGCGTTATGCCGGGCTGGGTTTTACCGTCGCACCGGAAACCCTGGAGCTGATGCGTCAACTTAGCGACTCAGGCGAATTGCTGGCCCTGACACCAGAGCGCACGTGGAAGGAAATCGCCCGCGCACTGATGGAAGATCAGCCCCAGGTGTTTGTGCAAGTCCTGCGCGACTGCGGCGCCCTCAAAGAGCTGCTTCCCGAGGTCGACGAACTGTTTGGCGTTCCGCAACCGGCGGCCCATCACCCGGAAATCGACACGGGCACGCACACCCTCAGCGTGCTGGAACAGGCCGCCAGGTTCCAGCAACCGCTGAGCGTGCGCTGGGCCTGTCTGCTGCACGATCTGGGTAAGGGGCGAACACCGCCGCAGCTGTGGCCACGGCATATTGCCCACGAACAGCGGGGCCTCGAGCTGATCAAAACAGTGAACGAGCGCTTCAAGGTACCTCGAGATTGCCAGGAACTGGCCATGCTGGTCGGGGAGTATTACACCCACGGCCACCGGGCGCTGGAGCTCAAGGCGTCGACCTTGCTCGAACTCCTGCAAAGCTTCGACGTGTATCGCCGCCCGCATCGCTTCGAGGAGTTTATCGCCGCCTGCGAGATGGATGCGCGCGGGCGCCTGGGGCTGGAAGAGCGGAGTTATCCACAGGCTGATTATCTGCGCGGCGCAGCCCAGGCCGCCCGTGCGGTCTCTGTGCAGCCGCTGATCGAACAGGGGATCAAGGGCAAGGCGCTGGGTGAAGCGCTCAAGGGTGAGCGGCTCAGGGCGTTACAGGCCTACAAAGGGAGCTGATCCGAGATCCTGCGACCGGTTCCCGGTCGCAAAATACTGTGATCAACTGAAAGTTTGCGTCAGCTGCCGCCCATTCCACTCAAACGGAACCGGAGCCAGCACCTGATCGATACTCGATTCAGCCCACAACGCCCGGAAACTTTTACCCACCACTGGATGTTCAAGATCCGGCGCAATCAACGAAAGCGGCCACAACACAAAGGCATTCTTGAGAATCTCGGCGCGAGGCAGGATCAAACCATCGAAATTGCCGACCAGATCGCCATACAGCAAGACGTCGATATCCAACGGCAAGCCTTTGCGGTCCGGGGCATAGCGGCCGTTGTCCGCCTCGATGAACTTCAAGCGGCGGTCCAGCTCCATCAGCGGAAGATCGGTCATGGCCGACACCACCAGATTGAAAAACGGCCCGCTCTTGATACCTACGGGCTGGCTTTCGAAAACCGCAGAACAGCGCATGCCCTGGAGAAATCCAGCCAAGGCATCGAGCCCCGCGTGCAAGTGGACTTCACGCTCGATGTTGCTACCGAGCCCTAGGTAAACCGGGGTCAGAGACATCCGCGCTCGATCTCCACGCCTACCCCTTTGGCGGCTGGCACAGCACCTGGCTTGGTCAACCGCAGGTGCAGCCAGGGAATCTGGAACTCACTCATCAGCACTTCGGCCAGACGCTCGGCGAAGGTCTCGACCAACTGAAATTGCGACTGCTCGGCAAACCCCTGGATGCGCGTGCAGACACTGGCATAGTCGAGGGCCAGCGTCAGGTCGTCACCCGCAGCGGCCGGGCGGTTGTCCCAGGCGAGACTCAGGTCCAGACGCAGGCACTGACGAATGCCCCGCTCCCAGTCATAGGCACCGATAACGGTGTCGACTTCCAGACCTTCGATAAACACTCTGTCCAAGCACTTCTCTCCGCAGCACGACAAGGGCGCAATGCGCCGTTAGAATCTGGGGCGTCCTCGCCCGGAATAGTTAGCATGTTTTGGTTACTGGCGTTACTTGCCTACCTGCTTGGCTCTCTGTCCTTCGCCATCATCCTCAGTCGCCTGACCGGCAGCCCAGACCCGCGAATGAGCGGTTCCGGCAACGCCGGCGCCACCAATATGCTGCGCCTGGCAGGTAAAAAGCTCGCCGTCATCACACTGCTTGGCGACCTCTGCAAGGGTTTGCTTCCCGTGCTGATCGCCAGCCTGGCCGGCCTGTCACTGCAACAGCAGGCCTGGGTCGGCCTCTGCGCAGTTCTTGGCCACCTGTTCCCGCTGTACTTCCGCTTTCGCGGCGGCAAAGGTGTTGCCACTTCCGCCGGCATGCTGCTGGGCCTTTACCCGCCCGCCGCGATGCTGGCCATTGCTGCCTGGGCGCTCATTTTCTACCTGACCCGCACCAGCTCGCTCGCCGCCCTGATCGCAACACCGCTGATCCTGCCCCTCCTGGCTTGGCGCGAGCCCGAGGCACTGCTGCCGATGAGCGTACTGACCCTGCTCATCGTCTGGCGCCACCGCGGCAATCTACGCGACCTGTTTGCCGGACGCGAACGGCATTTCTGAATCTACAAAATGAGCACCGCTCAGGCTCACAACGCCGATAACTGCTCCATCGGCCAACGCGCCTGCACACTGATTGCCAGGCTTTCCTGCTGACCGGCCTGCAAACGCTGGCAGCCGGCAAATGCGATCATCGCGCCATTATCGGTGCAGAACTCAGGACGAGCGTAGTAGACGTTGCCCTTGAGCTCACCGAGCATTGTTTCCAAAGATGCCCGCAGAGCCTTGTTGGCGCTGACGCCACCGGCAATGACCAGACGCTTCATACCCGTCTGTTTCAAGGCCCGACGGCATTTGATCGTCAAAGTCTCCACCACCGCCTGCTGGAAGGCCAGCGAGATGTCGCAACGGGTTTGCTCGCCGTCGTCCCCGGCGCTCCGGCACTGCTGCCAGGTGTTGAGCGCAAAGGTTTTCAAGCCACTGAAACTGAAATCCAGCCCTGGACGGTCGGTCATGGGGCGCGGAAAAACAAAGCGGCCGGCAACCCCCTGGGCTGCCAGGCGGGCGATCTCCGGGCCGCCGGGATAATTGAGACCGATCATTTTCGCGGTCTTGTCGAAGGCCTCACCGGCAGCGTCGTCCAGGGTTTCACCCAACAACTCGTAACGACCGATTCCATCGACCCGAACCAGCTGGGTATGACCGCCGGATACCAACAAAGCGACGAACGGGAATTCCGGCGGCTGCTCCTCCAGCATCGGGGCCAGCAGATGGCCTTCCATATGGTGCACGCCCAGGGCCGGAATGCCCCAGGCAAACGCCAGCGCCTGCGCGCAGGAGGCCCCGACCAGCAAGGCGCCGACCAGGCCAGGACCCGCGGTGTAGGCGATCGCGTCGATCTCGGTGGGTACGCAGTCGGCTTCGGCCAGCACCTGACGGATCAACGGCAGCATGCGCTTGACGTGATCACGCGAGGCCAGCTCCGGCACCACGCCGCCATAGGCTCGGTGCAGGTCGATCTGACTGAACAGTGCGTCGGCCAGAAGGCCCCGTTCACTGTCGTATAATGCGACGCCGGTTTCGTCGCAGGATGTTTCCAATCCCAGTACTAGCATGGGTCTGCGCCTTGTTGAGGCTGAATTCGAAGGCGCGCATGATAGTCGCCGCTTTCGGCCCCGACCAGCGGTTTTCGATCAGAGGCTTTGCATTCCGAGCGCCTTAGGGTTAACATCCGCAACCCTTAAAAACCGACGTCCTCCAGCGCGTTTTTCCGCCATGAGTACGTTGACCCCGGTAATGAATGAAGGTAGCTCTGGATGCCAGCCGTCAAAGTTAAAGAGAACGAACCCTTCGACGTAGCTCTGCGTCGTTTCAAGCGCTCCTGCGAAAAAGCCGGTGTTCTGGCTGAAGTTCGTAGCCGCGAATTTTACGAGAAGCCGACTTCTGAGCGTAAGCGTAAAGCAGCAGCTGCTGTCAAGCGTCACGCCAAGAAAGTACAGCGCGAACAGCGCCGCGCCGTTCGCCTGTATTAATTTACAGACGTCCGTCGCAAGCTTCTGCCTCGCCCGGCCCTAAAGCCGGGCTGCCGGCAGATGCAGCGCCAACCTCAAGCTTTCGAGCGAGAGGCCGCCACGACCGCTCATGCGGCCGAAGGCGAACCTGCCCCAAACGTCAGAGCTGGCCTCAACGCCAGATGTGCACGTCGACACTGACGAGCCTTTACCGGCTGCAGACGAGCACGCCCTTTCCGCATCTTCCTGCAAGATTCTGGCAAGGCACCAACTCCAGTATTGTTTCACGCCATTCGACTTCGGCCCAGGCTGTTCTCGGATGCGTAGCCGTTGCCGCCGCATTAGCGATTACACTTGAGTCCAACGAGCAGCCGGTCGCCCCAGCGCCGCCGCTTTGTCGCCTGATGATGAGAACGCCATGGCCGGGCTGATTCCCCAAAGTTTTATCGACGACCTCCTGAACCGCACCGATATCGTCGATGTCGTGAGCTCGCGCCTGCAAATGAAAAAAGCAGGCAAGAACTACACAGCCTGCTGCCCGTTCCACAAGGAAAAGACCCCCTCGTTCAGCGTCAGCCCAGACAAGCAGTTCTACTACTGCTTCGGCTGCGGCGCCGGTGGCAATGCCCTTGGTTTCATCATGGACCACGACAACCTGGATTTCCCCCAGGCCGTCGAAGACCTGGCCAAGGCAGCCGGCATGGAAGTCCCCCGCGAAGAAAGCGGGCGCGGGCACAAGCCTCGGCAACCCACCGACTCACCGCTTTACCCGCTGCTGACCGCGGCAGCCGAGTTCTACCGGCAGGCCCTGAAAAGCCACCCCACGCGCAAGGCCGCCGTCGACTACCTCAAGGGTCGCGGCCTGTCGGGTGAAATCGCCCGGGACTTTGGCCTGGGCTTCGCCCCGCCAGGCTGGGACAACCTGTTCAAGCACCTGAGCAGCGACACCCTGCAGCAAAAGGCCATGATCGACGCCGGCCTGCTGATCGAGAACGCCGAAACCGGCAAACGCTATGACCGCTTTCGCGATCGCGTCATGTTCCCGATTCGAGACAGCCGTGGCCGGGTGATCGCTTTTGGCGGACGGGTACTGGGCGATGACAAGCCCAAATACCTGAACTCCCCGGAAACTCCGGTGTTTCACAAGGGCCAGGAGCTCTACGGCCTGTTCGAGGCACGCAAGTTCAACCGCAACCTCGATGAAATCATTGTCGTCGAAGGCTACATGGACGTGATCGCGCTGGCCCAGCAAGGCCTGCGCAATGCCGTGGCCACCCTTGGCACGGCCACCAGCGAAGAACACCTCAAGCGCCTGTTCCGGGTCGTGCCCAGCGTCCTGTTCTGCTTCGACGGTGACCAGGCAGGCCGCAATGCAGCCTGGCGTGCCCTGGAGGCAACCCTGTCGAGCTTGCAGGACGGGCGCAAGGCACGCTTTTTGTTTCTGCCCGAAGGCGAAGACCCGGATACCCTGGTCCGTTCCGAAGGCACCGACGCCTTCCGCGCCCGCATCAATCAGCACGCCCAGCCGCTGGCCGACTATTTCTTCCAGCAACTGACCGAAGAAGCTGACCCGCGCTCGCTCGAAGGCAAGGCGCACATGGCGACCCTGGCTGCACCGCTCATCGAAAAAGTGCCCGGTGCCAACCTGCGCACATTGATGCGCAATCGCCTCAAGGAAATCACCGGGCTCAACATCGCCGAGGTCCAGCAACTCGTGCACAACGCACCGGCCGAACCTCCACCGAGCTACGATCCGTCGATCGACTATGATGCGATTCCCGATTACAGCCCGGATTACAGCGACTTCCATCACCAGGATGCCTTTGAGCCGCAACAGCAGGAATGGACGCCGAAACACAACGGCGGCCAGAAAAAGTGGGAAGGCAAGCCCTGGGACAAAAAAGGCAAGCCATGGGACAAGAACGGTAAGCGCCAGGATTTCCAGCCACGTGCCCCGCGCATGCCGGCGAGCGTCGAACCACCAACACTCAGTGCTTTGCGCACCCTCCTCCATCATCCGCAATTGGCGGAAAAGGTCGAGGACGCCAGCCACTTCGCTGCCGAAGACCATGTCTACGCCCAGCTGTTGGTGGCCCTGCTCGAAGCCCTGCAGAAGAATCCTAAGCTACGCTCATTACAACTGATTGCGCGTTGGCACGGCACCGAACAAGGACGCCTGCTACGCGCACTGGCCGAAAAGGAGTGGCTGATTGATGCCGACAACCTTGAACAACAGTTTTTCGACACTATAACTAGCTTGTCCGCTCGCCAACGCGAGCGCAGCCTGGAACATCTGCTCAGGAAAGCACGTCAAAGTGAATTGAGCGCAGAGGAAAAAAATCAGCTGCGCGATCTGTTAAGCCGGAATGTTCCCGCACAAACCCCGACCTCAACTGGCGCGTGAGGTCCATGCTCGGGTATAATCCTC is a window from the Pseudomonas sp. LS1212 genome containing:
- a CDS encoding multifunctional CCA addition/repair protein, whose product is MQIYKVGGAVRDRLLGRPVTDVDWVVVGATTDQMQALGYRPVGADFPVFLHPKSGEEYALARTERKSGRGYGGFVFHASPDVTLEEDLIRRDLTINAMAEDEQGNLTDPYHGKDDLEARILRHVSPAFAEDPLRVLRVARFAARYAGLGFTVAPETLELMRQLSDSGELLALTPERTWKEIARALMEDQPQVFVQVLRDCGALKELLPEVDELFGVPQPAAHHPEIDTGTHTLSVLEQAARFQQPLSVRWACLLHDLGKGRTPPQLWPRHIAHEQRGLELIKTVNERFKVPRDCQELAMLVGEYYTHGHRALELKASTLLELLQSFDVYRRPHRFEEFIAACEMDARGRLGLEERSYPQADYLRGAAQAARAVSVQPLIEQGIKGKALGEALKGERLRALQAYKGS
- the folK gene encoding 2-amino-4-hydroxy-6-hydroxymethyldihydropteridine diphosphokinase gives rise to the protein MSLTPVYLGLGSNIEREVHLHAGLDALAGFLQGMRCSAVFESQPVGIKSGPFFNLVVSAMTDLPLMELDRRLKFIEADNGRYAPDRKGLPLDIDVLLYGDLVGNFDGLILPRAEILKNAFVLWPLSLIAPDLEHPVVGKSFRALWAESSIDQVLAPVPFEWNGRQLTQTFS
- the folB gene encoding dihydroneopterin aldolase; the encoded protein is MDRVFIEGLEVDTVIGAYDWERGIRQCLRLDLSLAWDNRPAAAGDDLTLALDYASVCTRIQGFAEQSQFQLVETFAERLAEVLMSEFQIPWLHLRLTKPGAVPAAKGVGVEIERGCL
- the plsY gene encoding glycerol-3-phosphate 1-O-acyltransferase PlsY, with product MFWLLALLAYLLGSLSFAIILSRLTGSPDPRMSGSGNAGATNMLRLAGKKLAVITLLGDLCKGLLPVLIASLAGLSLQQQAWVGLCAVLGHLFPLYFRFRGGKGVATSAGMLLGLYPPAAMLAIAAWALIFYLTRTSSLAALIATPLILPLLAWREPEALLPMSVLTLLIVWRHRGNLRDLFAGRERHF
- the tsaD gene encoding tRNA (adenosine(37)-N6)-threonylcarbamoyltransferase complex transferase subunit TsaD, whose protein sequence is MLVLGLETSCDETGVALYDSERGLLADALFSQIDLHRAYGGVVPELASRDHVKRMLPLIRQVLAEADCVPTEIDAIAYTAGPGLVGALLVGASCAQALAFAWGIPALGVHHMEGHLLAPMLEEQPPEFPFVALLVSGGHTQLVRVDGIGRYELLGETLDDAAGEAFDKTAKMIGLNYPGGPEIARLAAQGVAGRFVFPRPMTDRPGLDFSFSGLKTFALNTWQQCRSAGDDGEQTRCDISLAFQQAVVETLTIKCRRALKQTGMKRLVIAGGVSANKALRASLETMLGELKGNVYYARPEFCTDNGAMIAFAGCQRLQAGQQESLAISVQARWPMEQLSAL
- the rpsU gene encoding 30S ribosomal protein S21 — encoded protein: MPAVKVKENEPFDVALRRFKRSCEKAGVLAEVRSREFYEKPTSERKRKAAAAVKRHAKKVQREQRRAVRLY
- the dnaG gene encoding DNA primase, whose translation is MAGLIPQSFIDDLLNRTDIVDVVSSRLQMKKAGKNYTACCPFHKEKTPSFSVSPDKQFYYCFGCGAGGNALGFIMDHDNLDFPQAVEDLAKAAGMEVPREESGRGHKPRQPTDSPLYPLLTAAAEFYRQALKSHPTRKAAVDYLKGRGLSGEIARDFGLGFAPPGWDNLFKHLSSDTLQQKAMIDAGLLIENAETGKRYDRFRDRVMFPIRDSRGRVIAFGGRVLGDDKPKYLNSPETPVFHKGQELYGLFEARKFNRNLDEIIVVEGYMDVIALAQQGLRNAVATLGTATSEEHLKRLFRVVPSVLFCFDGDQAGRNAAWRALEATLSSLQDGRKARFLFLPEGEDPDTLVRSEGTDAFRARINQHAQPLADYFFQQLTEEADPRSLEGKAHMATLAAPLIEKVPGANLRTLMRNRLKEITGLNIAEVQQLVHNAPAEPPPSYDPSIDYDAIPDYSPDYSDFHHQDAFEPQQQEWTPKHNGGQKKWEGKPWDKKGKPWDKNGKRQDFQPRAPRMPASVEPPTLSALRTLLHHPQLAEKVEDASHFAAEDHVYAQLLVALLEALQKNPKLRSLQLIARWHGTEQGRLLRALAEKEWLIDADNLEQQFFDTITSLSARQRERSLEHLLRKARQSELSAEEKNQLRDLLSRNVPAQTPTSTGA